In the genome of Gemmatimonadota bacterium, one region contains:
- a CDS encoding ATP-binding cassette domain-containing protein, producing the protein MKPLHPVEARGLTKRYGSFTAVDSVDFSVEPGECVGFLGPNGAGKTTTVRMISCFLPVTAGSARVFGMDVTADPRRIKARLGICPQEDNLDPDFNVLRNLLVYGRYFGLSTEETRTRGLELLAMVGLEDRADARIDELSGGMKRRLILARSLLNRPDLLLLDEPTTGLDPDARLLIWRRVESLKAEGVTVLLTTHYMEEAARLCDRVILMDGGRILLDGPPGELVEQEIGGEVVETAGGDDANRITRPATLEDVFLRRTGKSLGS; encoded by the coding sequence ATGAAACCACTTCACCCGGTAGAGGCGCGCGGTCTCACGAAGAGGTACGGCTCCTTCACGGCGGTTGATTCCGTGGACTTCTCGGTGGAACCCGGAGAGTGCGTGGGGTTTCTGGGGCCGAACGGGGCGGGAAAAACGACGACCGTCCGCATGATCTCCTGCTTTCTTCCCGTGACCGCCGGGTCGGCCCGGGTATTCGGCATGGATGTGACCGCCGACCCGCGCCGGATCAAGGCGCGCCTCGGAATCTGCCCGCAAGAGGACAACCTGGATCCGGATTTCAATGTCTTGCGGAATCTCCTGGTGTACGGGCGCTACTTCGGACTATCCACGGAAGAGACGCGAACACGCGGGCTGGAGCTTCTGGCGATGGTCGGACTGGAGGATCGCGCCGACGCGCGGATCGACGAACTCTCCGGCGGCATGAAGCGCCGGCTCATACTCGCGCGGTCACTCCTCAACCGGCCCGACCTTCTTCTTCTCGACGAACCGACCACCGGCCTCGACCCCGACGCCCGCCTTCTCATCTGGCGTCGCGTGGAGAGCCTGAAGGCGGAGGGCGTCACGGTACTGCTCACGACTCACTACATGGAAGAGGCGGCGCGGCTTTGCGACCGTGTGATTCTCATGGACGGCGGCCGGATCCTTCTGGACGGCCCACCCGGGGAGCTGGTCGAGCAGGAGATCGGCGGCGAAGTCGTCGAGACCGCCGGCGGGGACGACGCGAACCGCATCACCCGGCCCGCCACGCTGGAGGATGTCTTCCTGCGTCGAACCGGAAAGTCGCTGGGGAGTTGA
- a CDS encoding tetratricopeptide repeat protein: MFRTDRSGLMVAWTAAGAVLCALAACAPGGAPAERARTAMNAGRIEAAYKILTVAVRDRAPSADVLALHARACVATWRTAEALASAERAVAEAPESAEAHLALARVHEARRRHLAAIREAREAIALAPSDARAHMALGEFLSGGGLVGTADPEGAADAFREALRLDAQSIRARWGLAKALVALGRSAEAALEVDAVLERAPGYAGAYLLRGTIRMRARDLAAAEEDFRASVTLDASNPTAHFNLARVLQLARRTEEADAFRESYGHARTRAARIEPAEISFREDSGNVRVGLLLAQLCLESRRAEKAWRVSLAVCSSAPPGLLPRAHLFRAEAALAAGRIEDGLASAILACDLLPGDAHPRVLASRLAEFSGDTEAALKYAREAVAADQSSAEAALLLGDALLAGEDPAGALSAYRQAGRLVPGDPRVMAGEGRALAQLGRHSEAEQHLSAALRIRPRNFRWRVHRGEVRLDAGNLRWAEDDLRKAAESLPGFAPAHRALERVLREGGEAAAADSAARRASELEHRVGKIEEGRAAFLKSPGDEAAAQTLATLMEESGRPAEALRVLSQSLEAGGRMP, from the coding sequence ATGTTCCGTACTGATCGATCGGGCCTCATGGTCGCGTGGACTGCGGCAGGGGCGGTGTTGTGCGCCCTTGCGGCGTGTGCTCCCGGGGGGGCGCCCGCCGAGCGAGCGCGGACAGCGATGAATGCCGGGCGGATCGAAGCGGCGTACAAGATTCTGACAGTCGCGGTGCGGGACCGTGCGCCATCGGCGGATGTGCTGGCACTCCACGCGCGGGCATGCGTCGCGACATGGAGGACTGCCGAGGCGTTGGCCAGCGCGGAGCGGGCGGTCGCCGAGGCTCCGGAGAGCGCGGAAGCGCACTTGGCTCTGGCTCGCGTTCATGAAGCGCGCCGGCGCCATCTTGCCGCGATCCGCGAAGCGCGAGAGGCGATCGCGCTGGCACCCTCCGACGCGCGTGCTCACATGGCGCTGGGCGAGTTTTTGTCCGGCGGCGGCCTCGTCGGGACGGCCGACCCCGAAGGCGCGGCGGATGCGTTCCGCGAGGCACTTCGCCTGGACGCGCAGTCCATTCGCGCGCGATGGGGATTGGCGAAAGCACTGGTCGCGCTGGGTCGTTCCGCCGAGGCGGCGCTGGAAGTGGACGCGGTCCTGGAGCGGGCGCCCGGGTACGCCGGGGCCTACCTTCTGCGCGGGACGATCCGAATGCGCGCGCGGGACCTTGCCGCCGCAGAGGAGGATTTTCGCGCTTCGGTGACACTGGACGCATCCAACCCCACCGCGCACTTCAATCTCGCGCGCGTTCTGCAACTTGCGCGTCGAACGGAGGAGGCGGACGCGTTTCGCGAATCCTACGGCCACGCACGAACGCGGGCGGCGCGCATCGAACCCGCCGAGATCTCCTTTCGCGAAGATTCCGGCAATGTCCGCGTGGGCCTTCTTCTGGCGCAACTGTGCCTGGAGTCGCGGCGCGCGGAGAAGGCATGGCGGGTGTCGCTGGCGGTCTGTTCGTCGGCCCCCCCGGGGCTGCTCCCTCGCGCGCACCTCTTTCGCGCCGAAGCCGCGCTTGCCGCCGGTCGCATCGAGGATGGGCTGGCGTCGGCGATTCTCGCCTGCGACCTCCTTCCGGGTGACGCGCACCCTCGGGTTCTCGCGTCCCGTCTGGCTGAGTTCTCGGGAGACACCGAAGCGGCGCTGAAGTACGCGCGGGAAGCGGTCGCTGCGGACCAGTCCTCCGCGGAGGCGGCGCTTCTTCTCGGCGACGCGCTTCTGGCGGGCGAAGATCCAGCCGGCGCACTCTCCGCCTACCGTCAGGCGGGGCGACTGGTTCCGGGCGATCCGCGAGTCATGGCGGGCGAGGGCCGCGCGCTGGCTCAACTGGGGCGGCATTCGGAAGCGGAGCAGCATCTCTCCGCGGCTCTTCGGATTCGGCCGCGGAACTTCCGCTGGCGGGTTCACCGCGGTGAGGTCCGGCTCGACGCCGGGAATCTCCGTTGGGCGGAAGACGATCTCCGCAAGGCCGCGGAGTCGCTCCCCGGCTTTGCGCCCGCGCATCGGGCACTGGAGCGCGTGCTTCGCGAGGGCGGAGAGGCGGCCGCCGCGGACTCCGCCGCACGCCGTGCATCGGAACTGGAGCATCGCGTGGGGAAGATCGAAGAAGGGCGCGCCGCATTCCTGAAGTCACCGGGAGACGAAGCGGCGGCGCAAACACTGGCGACGCTCATGGAGGAGTCGGGCCGCCCGGCCGAGGCTCTCCGTGTCTTGTCGCAGTCACTCGAAGCGGGAGGGAGAATGCCATGA
- a CDS encoding CRTAC1 family protein, translating to MRRFALAACAAALPALLPAASPAGSFRDVTAESGIDFAHSNGATGTKDYREVMGSGACLLDYDGDGRLDIYLVNSAKPNRMYRNLGGLRFADATDASGTGDTGYGMGAVAADIDNDGDADLFVTNVGPNRLYMNRGDGTFRDASERAGLADPNWGAGAAFFDMDGDGLLDLYVANYVQVASPDTNECVSPEGLRLYCSPKAYPRATDRLYRNLGDGTFRDVTSASGVDAVQGRGLGVLAMDVDGDGRDDLYVANDLDPNFLFHNEGDGHFTEVGMISGVSHSEEGVVESGMGIADGDLDLDGRTDLFVTNYQNETNTLYRNEGGGFFFDESASSGLGPSSLAWISWGTGFIDYDLDGWPDLLLVNGHTESDAELSDPTTTWKQPDALFRNRGDGSFDEVTAEEAPMLLEHRAGRGVAFGDLDDDGDTDVVIVNQNGAAMLLEATGSQGRHWLGVRLRGVASSRDGIGARVETHTGGRVLVRQVHAGGSYLSGNDLRVLFGPGEHAVVDSVVVRWPSGAVDRLVTPQEGRYHLVTEGGDR from the coding sequence ATGAGGCGGTTTGCTCTTGCGGCGTGCGCTGCCGCGCTGCCCGCTCTTCTTCCGGCCGCGTCCCCCGCGGGATCTTTCCGGGATGTCACGGCGGAGTCGGGAATCGACTTCGCGCACTCCAACGGCGCCACGGGTACCAAGGATTACCGCGAGGTCATGGGTTCCGGCGCGTGCCTGCTGGACTACGACGGAGACGGCAGGCTGGACATCTATCTCGTCAACAGCGCGAAGCCGAACCGGATGTATCGCAACCTCGGAGGGCTTCGCTTTGCGGACGCCACCGACGCTTCCGGCACGGGAGATACGGGCTACGGCATGGGAGCGGTGGCCGCGGACATCGACAATGACGGCGACGCGGATCTCTTCGTGACGAATGTCGGGCCGAACCGGCTGTACATGAATCGCGGAGACGGCACCTTCCGCGACGCTTCGGAGCGTGCCGGGCTTGCGGATCCGAACTGGGGAGCGGGCGCCGCCTTCTTCGACATGGACGGGGACGGCCTGCTCGACCTCTATGTCGCGAACTATGTGCAGGTAGCGTCTCCGGACACGAACGAGTGCGTGTCTCCGGAGGGCCTCCGGCTCTACTGCTCGCCGAAAGCGTATCCGCGTGCGACCGATCGGCTCTATCGCAATCTCGGCGACGGGACCTTCCGCGATGTCACGAGCGCGTCGGGAGTGGACGCGGTGCAGGGCCGGGGGCTTGGCGTTCTCGCGATGGATGTGGACGGTGACGGAAGGGACGACCTCTATGTCGCAAACGACCTGGACCCGAACTTTCTCTTTCACAACGAAGGGGACGGACACTTTACGGAAGTGGGGATGATCTCCGGGGTCAGTCACTCCGAAGAGGGTGTGGTGGAGTCCGGGATGGGCATTGCCGATGGTGATCTGGACCTGGACGGTCGCACGGATCTCTTCGTCACGAACTACCAGAATGAAACGAACACACTCTATCGAAACGAAGGCGGCGGATTCTTCTTTGACGAGTCAGCGTCGTCCGGGCTGGGACCGTCGAGCCTCGCGTGGATCAGTTGGGGGACGGGTTTCATCGACTATGATCTCGACGGATGGCCGGATCTTTTGCTGGTGAACGGGCACACGGAGTCGGACGCGGAACTCTCCGACCCCACGACAACATGGAAGCAACCGGACGCGCTCTTTCGAAACCGGGGCGACGGCTCTTTCGACGAAGTCACCGCGGAGGAGGCCCCCATGCTTCTGGAACATCGCGCCGGGCGCGGCGTGGCGTTCGGGGATCTCGATGACGACGGCGACACGGATGTCGTGATCGTAAACCAGAACGGTGCGGCCATGCTTCTGGAGGCGACGGGGTCGCAGGGGCGGCACTGGCTCGGCGTGCGACTTCGGGGAGTGGCATCGTCCCGGGACGGCATCGGTGCGCGCGTGGAAACCCACACAGGCGGTCGGGTTCTTGTGCGGCAGGTTCATGCGGGCGGGAGTTACCTCTCCGGGAACGATCTGCGCGTCCTCTTCGGACCGGGCGAACACGCGGTGGTGGATTCGGTCGTTGTGCGATGGCCTTCCGGCGCGGTGGATCGCCTGGTCACGCCGCAAGAAGGCCGGTATCACCTTGTCACGGAAGGAGGCGATCGATGA